The following nucleotide sequence is from Wolbachia endosymbiont (group E) of Neria commutata.
AATCCATTCCATCAACTTGTTTTCCAGGAATACCAAAGCTCTCTCCTCTTTTATACAGTTCAGTTACTAAAGTTGATCTTTGCACAGAAGTCCCCATCGCATACTCATTATTTTCTATAATGTAAATCACAGGCAATTTCCATAAAGACGCCATATTAAATGATTCGTATACTTGCCCTTGATTTGCAGCACCATCACCAAAATATGTAAATACAGCATTATCTTTTTTCTTATATTTATTAGCAAATGCTATTCCTGTTCCGATCGGAACTTGTGCTCCAACTATCCCATGTCCGCCAAAGAATTTTTTTTCTGTATCAAATATATGCATTGAACCGCCTTTACCTTTTGAGCAGCCTGTTTCTTTGCCGGTAAGCTCTGCCATTACAACATTTGGATCGGAATCGCATGCGAGCATTAGGCCATGATCCCTGTAACTTGTAATAAAAGAGTCGCCAGACCTTGATGCAGCGTGGGTTCCAACTGCAACTGCTTCTTGTCCTATTGATAAATGACAAAAACCACCTATTAATCCCATTCCATACAATTGCCCTGATTTTTCTTCAAATCTACGTATGAGTAGCATTTTCTTGTAGAACAAGATAACCTGTTCTTTAGTGAAATTTTCCGCTTTCATATTGATTTCTTTTTCATTAAACTAACACATAATATCAGAAATTTTAAACATTTTATAATAAATCTGCATGGATTACTATCACTGGCTTGAAGCTTTTCATATCATCTCTGTCATAATGTGGATGGCAGGTATGCTTTATTTACCAAGGCTTTATGTTTATCATGCAAACGTGAAATCAGGCTCTGAAAACGATAGCTTGCTCCAAATAATGGAAAAAAGGCTTTTAAGATATATCATAAATCCTGCAATGCTTTTCTCATTTGGGTTCGGAGTGGCGTTGATGATTATAAGAGAAGCATATAGTGAAGGCTGGTTTCATGTAAAGGCATTAGCATTATTTATTATGTTCACTATTCATGGATTGCTTGCAAAATATAGAAAAGATTTTGTAAAGAATGTAAATAAGAAAACACATGTTTATTTTCGTATTTTAAATGAAGTAGTGACAGTATTAATAATAATTATAGTTATTATGGTTGTTGTGAAACCGTTTTAGATCATCAATAAGATGGTCTAGCCTTCACCACCTTCCCTTTTTATGAATATATTCATATTAGACACCAGTCCAAGTAATGCAGTCAAAATGCTCTGTGATAAGCATATAGTTAAAATGCCTCTTGAAACTGCCCAGCTTTTGTGTGGTGTATTTTGGGTTTTTCTAAAGTCCAGTAGTTTGACCCAAGCCAATATATCAATTCCTTACAAAATGACCCACCACAATCATCCTTGTTCAGTTTGGGTAAGGGAATCGCAAGGAAATTTTAATTGGTTAATAGAATATGGCATCGTATTATGTAAAGAATATAGCTATAGATATAATAAAATTCATAAATCAGAAGAAGTTATTCACTGGTGTGATGCAAATAAAAGCATGCTTAAATTTACTCTATATGAACAGACTCGCTTTGTGCAAACGATGCCAGAACAATATAGATCGGGAGATCCAGTTGAGGCCTATAGACAATACTATATAAATGAAAAGTATCACTTTGCTAAATGGGAAAAAGGCAGAAAAGAACCACTATGGTTTAAGAAAAGCACAGTATAAATGACTAGATGTAACAAAAATCCAGCTTTACACAAGTGAAAAGATAATTTAACTTAGGGAGATGATGGACTATATATTAACACTTCTGTCTTTACTGTTTTCAATTACTGAAAATTATCTTTTAATCACTGCATTAATTCCACTTTTTAGTGCATTGGCCATTCTTTTCACTGGAAAGTGGCCAAAGATAAGCAACAGCGTCACTATTGCTTCTTCTATACTTTTATTCATGTATGTATGCCTATGTACTTTATATTGGGCGTATGGCGATCACCCTCAATTTATCCTTATGGATTTTGGTAATAATCTGCATATCAGTTTAATGCTAGAGTCAACAGGGGTAGTCTTTAGTTTGCTAATATCATTTTTATGGATGTTAACTAGCATATATGCAATATGCTACATGCAAAATAACTATGCTGGAAGCAATTATTCAAGTTTTTTGTGCTTTCTATCGGTATCAATAAGCTGTGCAATGTTTATTGCTTTTTCAGGCGACTTGCTTACTACATTTGTTTTCTATGAACTCCTTACTATCAGTACCTATCCTTTAGTTACTTACAATGCAACAAGAGAATCAATAGTTGCTGGACGCTATTACTTTGGAGTATTATTTTTCTCCTCTTTAGTGCTATTTTTTCCTGCAATAGGGATGTTATACAACGAATTCAATACTTTAGATTTCGTAAGTGGAGGAATATTTAAATTTGATACTTCGCTTACTACTTTTGCTGCAGTATGTTTTGCTATGCTGATTTATGGAATAGGAAAAGCTGCACTGATGCCAATGCATTTTTGGCTGCCAAAAGCAATGGTTGCACCAACTCCTGTGAGTGCTCTGTTACATGCTGTTGCTGTTGTAAAATCCGGAGTTTTTATCATTATAAAAGTTATATTGTACACTTTCGGTATTGATAATCTGCAACGTTTTGTGCAGCAAAATTGGTTTGCTGGAGGATGGCTAACATATGCTGCAGGATTTACCATAATTCCTGCATCACTGATTGCATTAAAACAGAAGGAATTGAAAAAACTACTCGCTTATTCCACAGTCTCTCAATTATCGTATATTATATTGTTTGCCTCAATTTTTAGCGAGCTCAGCTTAAAGGTTGCAATTTTTCAGTTAGTTTGTCACGGATTTGCTAAAATTACTTTGTTCTTTGTTGCAGGTGCCATAATAACGAAAACAGGTGAGAAATATATAGATAGAATGCATGGTATAGGACGTAGCATGCCACTTGCCATGATAGCATTTACTATAGGTGCATTATCTATGATAGGAGTGCCACCTGCTCCGACTTTTTGGAGCAAATTCCTAATATTTCAAGCTATTTTTAATTCTGGTAATGTAGCGCTTTCTATATTTGTAACGCTAGTGTTAATCGTCAGCACTGCACTTAATGCCCTATATTTTTTGCCGATAATTTATAATGCCTTTTTTTCAAAATCTTCTCAGAATTCCTTTATTAAAAAGACACCTATTTTCCTTATTTTACCACCAGTTATTACAGCTATATGCACTTTGGTTATGTTCTGCTGTTATCAAGCTATGTTTTAAAAAGATCAGAAATTAACTTTACCTTATTATTGTATCTTAAAATTAAACAGAGGAGAAGATTGCAGAAAGGGCTTGAAAATCAATTTTTTACAATCCCTTTAGTGCTGTTATTGACCGAAAAAATAATCACTGATTAAAGAATCAAGGCTTCTTGCTGCTTGACCTTCATCTGCTGTTGCCGTAAAAGTGTGGCTTTCAGAGTCATATTGAATTCCTCCATCAATCTTCAAACCTCTGATGTAAGAAATTTCTTCACTTGCACCAGTGTCTCTATTGATATTATAAAACCTGCAGTCAAATGTTTTACTAGCTTCTGTCTAATTACCACCATGATGAACAGCATCATGTATATAATATGCATTGCTAAGAGTTAACTTGCTACTAGTCCCATCTCGATTTTCCGCTGTAATATCATAGAATTTAGGTTTAATATTTTCTTGGCTAACATCATTACTGAAAGAAGCGACATTTTTTAATTTTATTTGGTGTACCATATTATATCCCTCTATTTGATTAATATAAAATGGATTATAGAGAACAATAGTTAAGTTTTTCCTAATGAAATTTTAGGCATAATTGCAAACATCTAAATTTACCAAATAAGATGTCTTGGTTCACTTTCCTTACTATTTTCTTTATTATTACATATTGTTTAAAATTAAGCGGAGAAGAAAATTGTCAGCAATTACCATCTGGGGTTAAGAAATTACTTCTAATCCCTTTAGTGCTGTTAAAGATGGATACTGAAATCATGACTATGTATACAAAATTTATCGTCGTCCTGAGGACCTGAATATTCAACAGTGAAATTTTGATTTTGGTCTGTTCTTGCAGTCAAAACATGCTTTTCACCGTCATACTCAATTTTTCCTTTGATTTTTAAACCTTTGATTTCCAAAATCTCCTTAGTTGCAGAAGGTTCCTTGGCAGTAACGTAGTCAAATTTACAGTCAAACGTTCTACTAGCTCCTATACCATCGTCATCAGACATAGTAGCACTAACATGATTTTTGTCGTCAATATGTAACTGACTGACCACCTCGGGTGATATATAATTTCCGTTATCAAGGGTGAAATAACAGATGATCTCAGCATTTTTATTTCTTGCTGTAGAACTATAATACTCACGCTTGATGTTTGTTGGATCAACATAAGACTGGTAATTAATAACATTTTCTAATTTTAGCTCGTGTGTCATATTTTTATACCTTATATATAAAGCACATAATATAGATTCATAGTAAAATTTTCCATAACAGGCATGTTCCCTGCTGGAGAGAATATGCTCTTGGTTATTAGGTTTATTATAACAGACCATTTTTTGAATAGTTTAATCAATTTTTGGTGGCAGGTTTGCACTAAAACTTGCAATTATAAGCAGCTTGTAAGATGTCTTGGTTTACTTTCCTTACTATTTTCTTTATTATTACATATTGTTTAAAATTAAGCGGAGAAGAAAATTGTCAACAATTGCTATTATTGATTTTGGTTCACAGTTTACACAACTTATCGCAAGACAAATTAGGGAAATGGGTGTGTATTGCGAGATATTTTCGAGCAACATCAGCTTTGAAACAATATCAAAATTTAATGGATTTATTCTCTCTGGAGGGCCACAATCTGTAAATGGTGGCCACTTAGAAATTAATGGAATAGCACATGAAATTATAAAATTTAATGAGACGACAAGTGTTCCTATACTTGGGATATGCTATGGACAACAACTTATCTGTCATTACTTTGGAGCAAAAGTAAGAGAGGGTTTTAAACAGGAGTTTGGCAAAACTAAGATCAAGGTGCTGAAAGAGTCTCCTATTATAAAAGATACGTGGGATGTTAATTCTGAGGTGGATGTGTTAATGAATCACGCAGATAGTGTTGATACTGTACCACAAGGATTTACTGTCATCGCATCGGGTGTAATAAACCAAACGATTGCAATAATTGTCAATGAACAGCGGAAGATTTACTGCACTCAATTCCACCCTGAAGTGAAACATACGGCGGATGGTAGTAAGTTGTTTTCTAATTTCTTAGACATTGCAAATTGCGAGAGAAATTGGACGATGAAGTCATTTGTTGAGGAACAGAAGGAAAAAATTAAAAATGCAGTGGGAGATAAAAAAGTAATCGCTGCAGTAAGTGGTGGTGTTGACTCAAGTGTTGCAGCAGCGCTCACATATAAAGCTATAAGAAAACAATTGAACTGTGTTTTTATTGACACTGGGTTGCTACGCAAGAGCCAGAACAGCGCTATGTTAAAAGAGATTCCAATAAATTATATTGATAAATCACATTTATTTTTGAGCAGGCTAAAGGAAATAACTGACCCAGAAGAAAAGCGTAAAATTATCGGCAACACTTTCATTGAGGTGTTTGAAGAAGAGGCAAAAAAAATAGGTAATGTAGATTTTTTAATGCAAGGTACAATCTATTCTGATGTAGTGGAATCAGGGCATGCTTCAGACAACACTAGTACAATTAAATCCCATCACAATGTTGGCGGATTGCCAGAAAAGATGAACCTTAAGTTAGTAGAACCTTTACGCTATCTATTTAAAGATGAGGTAAGGTTACTTGGAAAAGAAATTGGGCTTGCAGATGAGATAATATTTCAACATCCATTTCCTGGACCCGGACTTGCAGTAAGGATTATAGGCGAAGTTGATGAAAAAAAGGTGCAAATACTGCAAGAGGTAGATGAAATATACATCAACACAATGAAGAGCTATAAGTTATATAGTGAAATATGGCAGGCTTTTGCCGTATTATTACCGATAAGAACTGTAGGGGTAATGGGAGATGGCCGTACCTACGGATACGTTTGCGCTCTGAGAGCTGTAACATCATCCGATGGGATGACAGCTGATGCATTTCCATTTGAAGATAAGGCCCAACACGCGCTGGTATTTTGGGATTTTCTACAGAATGTCAGTAATATAATTACCAATAAAGTTTCTGGGGTAAGTAGAGTTGTGTATGATATAACTTCCAAGCCACCTGCAACTATTGAGTGGGAATAGTCACGAGGGCTCTAAAGTAAGTTAAATATACTGAGTAAAATCCAACGCACAGAAAGCTTTGAAAACAAAAATAGAAAGGTTTATTGTTTGATGTATGGAGCAATTTTCATCGCCCCATAATAATCTATAAACATGTGATATTTAAAAAACTATCGTTTACTTCCTCAATTTTTACTTCCTTAAGCCAAGAGGCATTTTTATATCGTGCCTTTACTTCTTGAAAGAAATTTGATTTACCAAAAGCATATTCACTTAAGTTATTAGCATAGTACTGAGCGTTCCCTAAAATTACACGGTTCACTTGGCTTAACGCTCTGGCAGGATAGTAAAATAGAGAAACATCATTATTCACTTAAAATCTTTTTCCTCCATTGCATTAATGGCTTGATAATAACCATCAATTTTATGAACACTATGTGTTTGTGGTGTTTGAACTCTCAATTGCGCACCAACGTGAGAGTACCCAAAACTACCTGGTGCTGAAGAAGGTACTGGATCCTGCCTATGCTGAGTCACTCTAATAGTTTTTTCTTGAAGAACATTATTATAAATTTCACTAGCAGGGAGAGTAGACCGGTGGATTCAGGGATAAGAATAAATGCACACAACGAAGATGGGTATAGCTTTTCTAATATTACAATATTTATGCTGTGTAAAGATAAATTTAAAGGTGATAAGCAAGAAAATATAATAAGGAAATTAGCAATAAATGGAGCAGATTTTTACAAGAGTTTCATACAGCACAGTAAAAAAACCATTGAAATTTGCAATAAGGTACAAAAGGAAATTGAGCCACTAGTACATGAACGGCTTAAAATGCTTAGAGAAGTTGCAGAAAGCGCCACTATAGAAGGGACAGTTTGTAATGTTGAGGTAGACAATAAAACATTTTTTATGGAATTCTCTCAAGATAGCAGGGTTGATATTGGTAAGGTTTTTAATGGTGCAAGAAATTTAGGCTTAAACAAAGGCGACTTAAATTTAGGTGGTAACATCGTAAGGCTAGGTGACGCTGAGGTAAAAATTAAAACCGAGCAAAATGGCAAAAGAAATTACGTGGATGTATCTGATAATAGTGCATTTGAAGTCACATTTTCAACTAGTCTGGGAAATCTAAGTGTCATAATTTACCATAATTTAGAAAGTTATCATCAAGTACACGTTGAAGTCAAAGATGAAAAAATGTGGAATGAGCTACAAAAGAAAGGAGAAATTGTAGGAAATGGCTGCCTGTTTGGAGGAATGTCTGTTAGCGAAGCTGTCGAAAAAGGAGGGTTTTTTAGCTCTGGAAGATGGGGCAGCCAACAGTCTACTGAGGTCATTAAGCGTAGTGAAACTATATCTTGGGTGGGCAAAATAAAAGACCAAGAAACAAAACCAGTAATACAGGCCACTACCAGAACAATCCACTGATGCATAGCATCCTTTCTGGAGCATACACAATTTCTTTGAATTGAGAGTTGTTATTCATCTGTTTTCTGCTGCTCCATTGAAAGGATGTGCTTTATTAGCGAATAGATAAGATTGCATGACACCTCATCTTTAATCTTTCTGTATTCTTTCACGAATTTTAACATTTCTTCACCATCTACATTGCTGTTATCATAATCAAACGTCTTTTTTTCACAGTGTAACTCTGCTGCATTTTCAGAAATATTTGTTAAGAAATATGATATATCAACTGATAAAGCTTCTGCTAATTCGTATAATTTATCAATTGTAACGCGAGTTACTCCAGTCTCATATTTTTGTACCTGTTGAGGTGAAATGCCAGCCTTTTTCGCTAAGTCTGCTTGGCTTAAACCACAAATTAGTCTTCTCTCCCTTATTTTCTTTCCTAAGACCCCCTGCGAAACAACGTGAAGCAAGTTGCTGATAAAATCTGGTAAGAAATCCCCAGCCCAAAAATTATTAAAAACTATGCCTCAAATTCACAATTCCTGCTATAATATTAAATCTCATGTTGTATTTCTTCTGAAAATTGCGGTAAACATTTGACATTATTTTGAAGATTTTTATCTCGCGAATCTTATTTTCCACACGCATCCTGAACGATGCCAGCTTCCGATTATGCTCCTTTTGCTCCTCCGTATAGTGGCTTTTTACGGTGTTTTTTGTACGGAATCACAACGTTTTTCTGCAGTTTTTGCCAACCTTGATACCCAGAATCGGCATATTTTATGCTATCTTTGGCCAACAATTTTTCCTGTTTCCTTATGCGAAAATCATGCATTCGACCTCTATGCGACTTCGAAATCGACAGAATTTGCCCATTTCCCTCGATCACAATTTCGGTTTTTATTGTGGTTGCTTTCTTTTTTCCGGAATAACTTTTCTTACGTTTTTTGCTGTCTTTCGGCCGCTGTATCGGTTGCTCCGTGACGTCTGCTAAAATTTTTAAAATCCTTTCTGGCGTCAGCGTTCTATCCTTTTTTATAGTAATTTTTTTGGCCAATAATGGCTACATTTTCTTAAAAAGTCGGCAAATATTTGAGTTGTGCAAATTAAACAAAAACCCTAAAAATGGATGCGTTATGTACGTTCTGTAATAAATTAGAACACATAAAATCCTGTCTTCTAGCTCCTCAACATGCGATTTTCTTCCGTGACATTTCTTTTTCGCCTCCATTTTTTCCCACTCTGGACGCACTTTTGCCACAATTTTTTCAAATTCAGATGTTGTGAGCCCTGTCAATTGTCTAAAAATATATGGTGTTCTTGCTATTTTTACGTAACTTATTGCCATCTTCCCTCTCCTAAAACTTTCATTTTACATGCTTTTTAGTCGTTTTTACCTACTTTCTACCTTTTCGCAGGGGGTCTATTGTTTTTTGTATGGAATCACAACGTTTTTCTGCAGTTTTTGCCAACCTTGATAGCCAGAATCAGCATATTTTATGCTATCTTTGGGCAACAATTTTTCCTGTCTTCTTATGCGAAAATCATGCATTCGACCTCGATGTGACTTTGAAATCGACAAAATCTGCCCATTTCCCTCAATCACAATTTCGGTTTTTATTGTGGTCATTTTTTTCTTTCCGGAATAAGATTTTTTACGTTTTTTGCTGTCTTTCGGCTGCTGTATCGGTTGCTCCGTGACGTCTGCTAAAATTTTTAAAATCCTTTCTGGAGTCAGCGTTCTGTCTTTTGTAATGTTGTCATACCCGTTAATTGCCTAAAAATATACTGGGTTTTTGCAACTTTTGCGTAACTTATTGCCATTTTACTCTTCTAAAATTTTCATTTTATACGCTTTTTAGTGCTTTTCATCTGTTTTTTACCTTTTCGCAGGGGGCTTGTTTTGTATCTTTATTAACTTCATCATGGGATTTTATGAGTGACGAGCATTATCAATCTCCTAAATTACATACTATGTCTAGTAAAATAATACACTATTTTCTTTATTATTTTAACTTCTTTTGCAATCAGCTATCTCAATAAACTTAGTGCCAATCTTATAAAATAAGTAATAATTAGATATACAGCTGCAATAAGTATGATTGCAGGTCCAGTTAATAAATCAAAACTTGCAGATAACATGAGGCCTGATATTCCAGAAATCACAGAAAAAACTGTTGCAATAATAATCATCTGCATTGGAGTTTTTGAAATTAGCCTTGCAGACGCAGCAGGTATTAACAAAAACGCAGCAATAAGCAATATCCCTATTGATTGAGCAGCAATTGCTATAAATATGGCAAGAGTAATTAAAAATTCTAGCCTCACCAAACTTACGTTGATTTTTTCAACCATTGCCAAATCTTGATTGATTGAAATCATTAGCCAATAGCGCCATCTAAATATTAATATCAGGGCAACTACTATAGAGGTTGAAAAAATTAATATTATATCACCCTGTTCCAATGTTAATATATCACCAAATAGCGAGCTAATAATACTACTATTGCCCGATGGTAGAACAGACATCAATATTAAACTTAATGATAAAACTACATTGGTAACAATGTTGAGTATCGTATCAGCGGAATATAATCTATTAAAATTAAGTGAAAGCAGTATAGCAAATGTAATTGCAATGAGCATTATGCTTATTGATGGACTGATCTTAAAGATTAAAGCCAGTGCGACACCAAGCAATGAAGAGTGAGACAAGCTATCACCTAAATATGATAGCCTTTGCCATATCATAAATGATCCTAAAGCGCCTGTTATCAAGCTAATTATAACTACCGCAATTAGGCTATTTATGAAAAAATCCTGCGCAAATATTTCAAGCATGCTATATGGCTATTAGATAAGTAACGACAAATCTATCTTCGGATATTAAAATGTTATGGGTTCTGCATGCAGCACCCGTTGCCATAAATTCAAAATTCAAACCTTTTTGCTCAGCAAGATAAGATTTAATTGATGAATTTGGTGTATTTCGTGCTTTACCAGTACCTATTAACAAAATTTCTATACCTTCTATTAAAAAACGTTCAAAACATTCTCTGTTATTTATATCAAATTCACTCAACTCAACCACCTCTTCAGGAAAAATTATAATTGAACCGCAATATTCGCGATTATTTACCAAAAATTTTCCTTTCTCATAACCATTGATAAGATTCTTATTCTGGAAGATTAAGGGAGTTATATCCATAAAGTCAAACTATTAATTGAGTATTACATACCCACCATTCTGGCTGCTTTTCTCTAATATTAACTGCAGCAGCCTTTGCATTTTCTTCACTATCAAACATTCCAAAACACGCCACACCACTACCTGTCATGCGAGAAAGTATAGAACCTTTTTGTGAATCTAGTGCTGATATCACATCTTTAATTTCAGGAACAAGGTCTATTGCTGCTTCTTGAAGATCATTTTTTGTCTCTTTGACGAGCTTTAATAAATCCTTTTCAGTTTCATCGCTCCACTCAATTGGCTTTGTGAATTCTCCTTTATATTTGGAAAATACCTCAGGTGTGCTCAAAAACTTCTTTTTTGGCTTTATAAGCACTACATATTGAGGTAAGGAAAATTTTTTAACATGGTACAATTCTTCACCAATACCCCTAACAAAAACAGGCTTACTGTCTACACTTGCTGGAACGTCAGCACCAACGTTTAAGGCTACTTCGTTTAAAATTGGTCTATCAACCTTCCATAACTTGCCCAATGTGCGTATCACAGCCCCAGCATCTGAGGATCCACTGCCCAAACCTGCAGCATTTGGTATATTCTTTACAACCTTTATAAAGACTTTAGTGCGATTTGGAGCATATCTGATAAGCATGTTCACTGCTTTCATTACAGTATTATATTGATTGTTTATTCTGGATTCAGAATTTACAAATTCAACCTCAGAATGATCATACCTAAAATCTTTTTCACCTATCTTTATCTCCAAAAAATTAGAAAGGTTGGCAAAAACAAATAAGCCTTCGATTAGGTGAAATCCTGATTCCTTTTTGTCTACTATATGCAAAAAAAGGTTGATCTTTGCAGGCGCCTTCACACAAAAACTTTTCATTATATATCTTCACTCAAACCACTTTTATAGTATAGTTATAATGTCATTTCAGTCAACTTTTATGCACCTTATACACTTCTGATGAGAACAAACGCAATAAACCCTAATTTTTCTGTATGGGTAAATGCATCTGCTGGTACAGGCAAAACAAAAATCTTAATAG
It contains:
- a CDS encoding Mth938-like domain-containing protein; protein product: MDITPLIFQNKNLINGYEKGKFLVNNREYCGSIIIFPEEVVELSEFDINNRECFERFLIEGIEILLIGTGKARNTPNSSIKSYLAEQKGLNFEFMATGAACRTHNILISEDRFVVTYLIAI
- the guaA gene encoding glutamine-hydrolyzing GMP synthase, with translation MSTIAIIDFGSQFTQLIARQIREMGVYCEIFSSNISFETISKFNGFILSGGPQSVNGGHLEINGIAHEIIKFNETTSVPILGICYGQQLICHYFGAKVREGFKQEFGKTKIKVLKESPIIKDTWDVNSEVDVLMNHADSVDTVPQGFTVIASGVINQTIAIIVNEQRKIYCTQFHPEVKHTADGSKLFSNFLDIANCERNWTMKSFVEEQKEKIKNAVGDKKVIAAVSGGVDSSVAAALTYKAIRKQLNCVFIDTGLLRKSQNSAMLKEIPINYIDKSHLFLSRLKEITDPEEKRKIIGNTFIEVFEEEAKKIGNVDFLMQGTIYSDVVESGHASDNTSTIKSHHNVGGLPEKMNLKLVEPLRYLFKDEVRLLGKEIGLADEIIFQHPFPGPGLAVRIIGEVDEKKVQILQEVDEIYINTMKSYKLYSEIWQAFAVLLPIRTVGVMGDGRTYGYVCALRAVTSSDGMTADAFPFEDKAQHALVFWDFLQNVSNIITNKVSGVSRVVYDITSKPPATIEWE
- the pdhA gene encoding pyruvate dehydrogenase (acetyl-transferring) E1 component subunit alpha, translating into MKAENFTKEQVILFYKKMLLIRRFEEKSGQLYGMGLIGGFCHLSIGQEAVAVGTHAASRSGDSFITSYRDHGLMLACDSDPNVVMAELTGKETGCSKGKGGSMHIFDTEKKFFGGHGIVGAQVPIGTGIAFANKYKKKDNAVFTYFGDGAANQGQVYESFNMASLWKLPVIYIIENNEYAMGTSVQRSTLVTELYKRGESFGIPGKQVDGMDFFSVYEATKEAAEYARSGKGPMLLEMKTYRYRGHSISDPANYRSKEEVENVKQNHDPIETLKKYMVDNKIASEEECKQLDKGIRALIKESEDFARNSKEPSIDELYTDVYK
- a CDS encoding proton-conducting transporter membrane subunit, which codes for MDYILTLLSLLFSITENYLLITALIPLFSALAILFTGKWPKISNSVTIASSILLFMYVCLCTLYWAYGDHPQFILMDFGNNLHISLMLESTGVVFSLLISFLWMLTSIYAICYMQNNYAGSNYSSFLCFLSVSISCAMFIAFSGDLLTTFVFYELLTISTYPLVTYNATRESIVAGRYYFGVLFFSSLVLFFPAIGMLYNEFNTLDFVSGGIFKFDTSLTTFAAVCFAMLIYGIGKAALMPMHFWLPKAMVAPTPVSALLHAVAVVKSGVFIIIKVILYTFGIDNLQRFVQQNWFAGGWLTYAAGFTIIPASLIALKQKELKKLLAYSTVSQLSYIILFASIFSELSLKVAIFQLVCHGFAKITLFFVAGAIITKTGEKYIDRMHGIGRSMPLAMIAFTIGALSMIGVPPAPTFWSKFLIFQAIFNSGNVALSIFVTLVLIVSTALNALYFLPIIYNAFFSKSSQNSFIKKTPIFLILPPVITAICTLVMFCCYQAMF
- a CDS encoding metal ABC transporter permease, whose amino-acid sequence is MLEIFAQDFFINSLIAVVIISLITGALGSFMIWQRLSYLGDSLSHSSLLGVALALIFKISPSISIMLIAITFAILLSLNFNRLYSADTILNIVTNVVLSLSLILMSVLPSGNSSIISSLFGDILTLEQGDIILIFSTSIVVALILIFRWRYWLMISINQDLAMVEKINVSLVRLEFLITLAIFIAIAAQSIGILLIAAFLLIPAASARLISKTPMQMIIIATVFSVISGISGLMLSASFDLLTGPAIILIAAVYLIITYFIRLALSLLR
- the hemJ gene encoding protoporphyrinogen oxidase HemJ, whose product is MDYYHWLEAFHIISVIMWMAGMLYLPRLYVYHANVKSGSENDSLLQIMEKRLLRYIINPAMLFSFGFGVALMIIREAYSEGWFHVKALALFIMFTIHGLLAKYRKDFVKNVNKKTHVYFRILNEVVTVLIIIIVIMVVVKPF
- a CDS encoding 4-(cytidine 5'-diphospho)-2-C-methyl-D-erythritol kinase — translated: MKSFCVKAPAKINLFLHIVDKKESGFHLIEGLFVFANLSNFLEIKIGEKDFRYDHSEVEFVNSESRINNQYNTVMKAVNMLIRYAPNRTKVFIKVVKNIPNAAGLGSGSSDAGAVIRTLGKLWKVDRPILNEVALNVGADVPASVDSKPVFVRGIGEELYHVKKFSLPQYVVLIKPKKKFLSTPEVFSKYKGEFTKPIEWSDETEKDLLKLVKETKNDLQEAAIDLVPEIKDVISALDSQKGSILSRMTGSGVACFGMFDSEENAKAAAVNIREKQPEWWVCNTQLIV
- a CDS encoding helix-turn-helix transcriptional regulator, which encodes MLHVVSQGVLGKKIRERRLICGLSQADLAKKAGISPQQVQKYETGVTRVTIDKLYELAEALSVDISYFLTNISENAAELHCEKKTFDYDNSNVDGEEMLKFVKEYRKIKDEVSCNLIYSLIKHILSMEQQKTDE
- a CDS encoding pyrimidine dimer DNA glycosylase/endonuclease V, which encodes MLCDKHIVKMPLETAQLLCGVFWVFLKSSSLTQANISIPYKMTHHNHPCSVWVRESQGNFNWLIEYGIVLCKEYSYRYNKIHKSEEVIHWCDANKSMLKFTLYEQTRFVQTMPEQYRSGDPVEAYRQYYINEKYHFAKWEKGRKEPLWFKKSTV